From the genome of Oncorhynchus clarkii lewisi isolate Uvic-CL-2024 chromosome 11, UVic_Ocla_1.0, whole genome shotgun sequence, one region includes:
- the LOC139420577 gene encoding type-1 angiotensin II receptor-like, whose translation MMENFTAVGASTTETEGIHLNCSMSGRHNFIFTLIPVVYGCNFVIGMVGNSMVVAVIYRYMKLKTVANVFVLNLAISDLTFLITLPMWATFTATGYQWPFGGFLCKASAGLVMFNLYSSIFFLTALSIDRYLAIVHPVRSRQRRTVLYARITCVLVWLFALLLSVPTALTRDLMHITNYNITTCGVLHPEGSRHLLLIISLMKSILGFLVPFLIIISCYCLIGQALVRARSIQKTTRSRDDEVLRMLAAAVLAFFLCWVPHQVFHFMELLAQLKVITNCVMVDVIDTAMPFTICIAFLNSCVNPILYGFVGQNFRKNLVLLLRCSPAGLAGTHPSIISKMSTLSYRPSEALHLTNKNNV comes from the exons ATGATGGAGAACTTTACGGCTGTCGGAGCATCGACCACAGAGACAGAAGGTATCCATCTGAACTGCAGCATGTCCGGGAGGCACAACTTCATCTTCACCCTGATCCCGGTAGTGTACGGCTGTAACTTTGTCATCGGCATGGTGGGGaacagcatggtggtggcggtcATCTACCGTTACATGAAGCTGAAGACAGTGGCCAACGTGTTCGTCCTCAACCTAGCCATCTCAGACCTTACCTTCCTGATCACCCTGCCCATGTGGGCCACCTTCACAGCCACAGGCTACCAGTGGCCCTTCGGTGGGTTCCTGTGTAAGGCCAGCGCTGGCCTGGTTATGTTCAACCTCTACAGCTCCATCTTCTTCCTCACCGCGCTCAGCATCGACCGCTACCTGGCCATCGTCCACCCAGTTAGGTCGCGGCAGCGCCGTACTGTGCTCTACGCCCGTATCACCTGCGTCCTGGTTTGGCTCTTCGCCCTCCTGCTGTCCGTCCCCACGGCCCTGACCAGAGACCTGATGCACAtcaccaactacaacatcaccACGTGTGGCGTGCTGCACCCCGAG ggCTCCAGgcacctcctcctcatcatcagcCTGATGAAGAGCATCCTGGGGTTCCTGGTTCCCTTCCTCATTATCATATCATGCTACTGCCTGATTGGTCAAGCCCTGGTCAGGGCGAGGAGCATCCAGAAGACCACCCGGTCGAGAGACGATGAGGTGTTGAGGATGCTGGCGGCGGCTGTCCTGGCCTTCTTCCTGTGTTGGGTGCCTCACCAG GTATTCCACTTCATGGAGCTCCTGGCCCAGCTAAAGGTTATAACGAACTGTGTGATGGTGGACGTCATCGACACGGCCATGCCCTTCACCATCTGCATCGCATTTCtcaacag CTGTGTCAACCCCATCCTCTACGGCTTCGTGGGACAGAACTTCAGGAAGAACCTGGTCCTACTGCTCCGCTGTTCCCCCGCTGGCCTGGCTGGGACAcatccctccatcatctctaAGATGTCCACCCTGTCCTACCGCCCCTCTGAGGCCCTGCACCTCACCAACAAGAACAATGTCTGA